In Streptomyces sp. SLBN-118, the following are encoded in one genomic region:
- a CDS encoding PT domain-containing protein, with the protein MTGRVQRIELPGGAVVLARLSTDGGGYGEDDEDVGFVENATAKVQQLQQLITEVGASVLDAAAAAKPDEASVSFGVELTAKSGVALAVLAAGEAKASVQVTLTWQLKDQPTDQPTARPSRQQPGQPPARPAGRPTPQSPADPA; encoded by the coding sequence GTGACAGGACGCGTCCAGCGGATCGAGCTGCCCGGGGGAGCCGTCGTGCTCGCCCGGCTGTCCACCGACGGCGGCGGATACGGCGAGGACGACGAGGACGTCGGTTTCGTCGAGAACGCCACCGCGAAGGTCCAGCAGCTCCAGCAGCTGATCACCGAGGTCGGCGCCTCCGTCCTTGATGCGGCGGCCGCCGCCAAGCCGGACGAGGCGAGCGTCAGCTTCGGAGTCGAGCTCACGGCCAAGTCCGGTGTGGCCCTCGCCGTCCTGGCGGCGGGGGAGGCCAAGGCGTCCGTCCAGGTCACCCTCACCTGGCAGCTCAAGGACCAGCCGACCGACCAGCCGACCGCCCGGCCGAGCCGTCAGCAGCCCGGCCAGCCGCCCGCCCGGCCGGCAGGCCGGCCCACGCCTCAGTCGCCCGCAGACCCGGCATGA
- a CDS encoding DUF4097 family beta strand repeat-containing protein, whose product MAESTWEVAAPKKLTFDAPVTALNVRLVNGTVNVVGTDEGSARLEVSEIEGPPLIVTQQGSTLTVAYEDLPWKGFLKWLDRKGWHRSAVVSLAVPTGSAVEVGVVGAAAFVSGIQGTTAIRGVSGDTTLVGVSGAVRADTVSGNLEAQSVTGDLRYNSVSGDLTVIEGAATSVRAESVSGDMVIDLTVLDEEGAGKPTDIRLTTVSGEVAIRLPHPADARVEANTASGAVSNAFEDLRVSGQWGAKKITGRLGAGTGTLKATTVSGSIALLRRPPAEDEPHDAAPTGKVL is encoded by the coding sequence ATGGCAGAGTCGACGTGGGAAGTCGCCGCCCCCAAGAAGCTCACCTTCGACGCCCCCGTGACGGCACTCAACGTGCGCCTGGTCAACGGAACGGTCAACGTCGTGGGCACGGACGAAGGTTCCGCCCGCCTGGAGGTCTCCGAGATCGAGGGCCCCCCGCTGATCGTGACCCAGCAGGGCTCCACGCTCACCGTGGCGTACGAGGACCTGCCCTGGAAGGGCTTCCTCAAGTGGCTCGACCGCAAGGGCTGGCACCGCAGCGCGGTCGTCTCCCTCGCCGTCCCGACCGGTTCGGCGGTCGAGGTCGGCGTCGTCGGCGCGGCAGCCTTCGTATCCGGAATACAGGGCACGACGGCGATACGCGGGGTCAGTGGCGACACCACACTCGTCGGCGTCTCGGGCGCCGTCCGCGCGGACACCGTCTCCGGAAATCTGGAGGCTCAGTCCGTCACCGGCGATCTGCGCTACAACTCCGTCTCCGGCGATCTGACCGTGATCGAGGGCGCCGCAACCTCCGTACGGGCCGAATCGGTGAGCGGCGACATGGTCATCGACCTCACCGTGCTCGACGAGGAGGGGGCGGGCAAGCCCACCGACATCCGGCTGACCACCGTCTCCGGCGAGGTCGCGATCCGGCTTCCGCACCCCGCGGACGCGCGCGTCGAGGCGAACACCGCGAGCGGAGCGGTCTCCAACGCCTTCGAGGACCTGCGGGTCAGCGGCCAGTGGGGCGCGAAGAAGATCACTGGAAGGCTGGGCGCGGGCACGGGGACGCTCAAGGCGACCACCGTGTCCGGCTCGATCGCGCTGCTGCGCCGGCCACCCGCGGAGGACGAACCGCACGACGCAGCCCCCACCGGAAAGGTGCTCTGA
- a CDS encoding MBL fold metallo-hydrolase — MIDFRTSAPVTGSLDVQWHAGWPSPKHDPAPEIQVHAYSEHTLVLRQNKSVHFEAPFLFLLFGNERALLLDTGATADPAYFPLRATVDALIEQWLTRRPRPGYGLVVAHTHGHSDHIAGDPQFADRPHTEVVGPSLAEVREFFGLTDWPEGRAELDLGGRLLDLVPGPGHQEAAVVFHDRHTGLLLTGDSLYPGRLYVQDAEAFTATVDRLLAFCETHPVTHVLGCHIEMTRTPDKDYPRGTTHQPDEPPLQLTTAHLRGLRDALAERRTHSGDFIVVYRD, encoded by the coding sequence GTGATCGATTTCCGTACGTCCGCACCCGTGACCGGCAGCCTCGATGTCCAGTGGCACGCCGGCTGGCCCTCTCCCAAGCACGACCCCGCTCCGGAGATACAGGTGCATGCCTACTCCGAACACACCCTGGTCCTGCGGCAGAACAAGTCCGTGCACTTCGAAGCCCCATTCCTCTTCCTGCTGTTCGGGAACGAACGGGCGCTGCTGCTGGACACCGGCGCGACTGCGGACCCGGCGTACTTCCCCCTGCGCGCCACCGTCGACGCGCTGATCGAGCAGTGGCTCACCCGCCGTCCCCGCCCGGGGTACGGACTGGTGGTCGCGCACACGCACGGCCACAGCGACCACATCGCGGGCGACCCACAGTTCGCGGACCGGCCGCACACCGAGGTCGTCGGGCCGTCGCTCGCCGAGGTGCGGGAGTTCTTCGGGCTGACGGACTGGCCCGAAGGCCGCGCCGAACTGGACCTCGGCGGGCGGCTGCTCGACCTGGTGCCCGGGCCCGGGCACCAGGAAGCCGCCGTCGTCTTCCACGACCGCCACACCGGCCTGCTGCTGACCGGCGACTCGCTCTACCCCGGCCGGCTGTACGTCCAGGACGCGGAGGCCTTCACCGCCACCGTCGACCGGCTGCTCGCCTTCTGCGAGACCCATCCGGTCACCCATGTCCTGGGCTGCCACATAGAGATGACGAGGACGCCGGACAAGGACTACCCCCGTGGCACGACGCATCAGCCGGACGAGCCTCCGCTCCAGCTGACGACCGCGCATCTGCGGGGGCTGCGCGACGCCCTCGCAGAACGCAGGACCCACAGCGGGGACTTCATCGTGGTGTACCGGGACTGA
- a CDS encoding cellulase family glycosylhydrolase, which yields MPTRRTIPVLIGCCLLLVLAAVAPACAATSSDPVGIPRLTDDRGRTLTLHGWNVEDKTNRGDLALSAITEKHFRDLHAQGFNFARLLIFWDDLEPRRGQYSARYLRTIERVLDWADTYGIQVLIDSHQDVFGPAFGHRGIPEWATRTDGLPFTPHPGDWFSEYFEPAVQRAFTHLYEDEDLRQAQARMWRVVAARFEHHPAVLGYDLINEPMGEMRAGEDLPTAARRIERDQLTPMYNRLADAVRSADEGNWIFAEPTPIVGEGLPTGLGRIKDPKVVFAPHFYNTAMEAGGDYDPSAGWIESYEAAVTAYPKEQRIPVVVGEWGPLNNSLPNMGRFYREALASLSRYSSGWAGYVWCYGGGYCALDEHGLFRTNKEQTAAPYAPAVAGRVVADTYDPASGTYRLVYRARGRLGVTEISLPPSASGRRIALDGPAWTDTPTVPAGRTRTVRVLALPGARITVTVSPGTPR from the coding sequence ATGCCTACGCGCCGAACGATCCCGGTACTGATCGGCTGCTGCCTCCTTCTGGTTCTGGCGGCAGTGGCCCCGGCCTGTGCCGCCACCTCCTCGGACCCGGTCGGTATTCCCCGTCTGACCGACGACCGCGGCCGGACGCTCACCCTGCATGGCTGGAACGTCGAGGACAAGACGAACCGCGGCGACCTGGCGCTGTCCGCCATCACCGAGAAGCACTTCCGCGACCTGCATGCCCAGGGCTTCAACTTCGCCCGCCTGCTGATCTTCTGGGACGACCTGGAGCCCAGGCGCGGCCAGTACAGTGCGCGGTATCTCCGCACCATCGAGCGGGTTCTGGACTGGGCCGATACATACGGCATCCAGGTGCTGATCGATTCCCACCAGGACGTGTTCGGCCCGGCCTTCGGGCATCGCGGAATCCCCGAATGGGCCACCCGGACCGACGGCCTGCCCTTCACCCCGCATCCGGGCGACTGGTTCTCGGAGTACTTCGAACCGGCCGTGCAGCGCGCCTTCACCCACCTCTACGAGGACGAGGACCTGCGGCAGGCCCAAGCACGGATGTGGCGGGTCGTCGCAGCACGCTTCGAGCACCACCCGGCCGTACTCGGCTACGACCTGATCAATGAGCCGATGGGCGAGATGCGTGCGGGCGAGGACCTTCCCACCGCGGCCCGCCGCATCGAGCGCGATCAGCTCACGCCGATGTACAACCGCCTTGCCGACGCCGTGCGGTCGGCCGACGAGGGCAACTGGATCTTCGCCGAACCCACCCCGATCGTGGGCGAGGGTCTCCCGACCGGTCTCGGAAGGATCAAGGACCCCAAGGTCGTCTTCGCGCCGCACTTCTACAACACGGCAATGGAGGCGGGCGGGGACTACGACCCCTCGGCGGGCTGGATCGAGTCGTACGAGGCGGCCGTGACCGCGTACCCGAAGGAGCAGCGGATCCCGGTCGTGGTGGGTGAGTGGGGGCCCCTCAACAACTCCCTTCCGAACATGGGCCGTTTCTACCGTGAGGCGCTGGCATCCCTGAGCCGCTACAGCTCCGGCTGGGCGGGCTATGTCTGGTGCTACGGCGGCGGCTACTGCGCGCTCGACGAGCACGGTCTGTTCCGCACGAACAAGGAGCAGACCGCGGCGCCGTACGCGCCGGCCGTAGCGGGGCGGGTCGTGGCCGATACGTACGACCCGGCCTCCGGGACGTACCGCCTGGTGTACCGGGCGCGCGGGCGGTTGGGCGTGACGGAGATCTCGCTGCCGCCGAGCGCGTCCGGCCGGCGTATCGCCCTGGACGGCCCGGCGTGGACGGACACCCCGACGGTGCCCGCGGGCCGGACCCGCACGGTGCGCGTGCTGGCACTGCCCGGCGCGCGGATCACGGTCACTGTCAGTCCCGGTACACCACGATGA
- a CDS encoding NADP-dependent malic enzyme produces MAAEIVNPRSDSEDGAQGAPEEPFDPAFALHRGGKMAIQATVPVRDRDDLSLAYTPGVAKVCNAIAEQPELVHDYTWKSQVVAVVTDGTAVLGLGDIGPEASLPVMEGKAILFKQFGGVDAVPIALATTDTDEIIETVVRLAPSFGGVNLEDISAPRCFEIERRLQEQVDIPVFHDDQHGTAVVTLAALRNAAKLTGRGLGDLRAVISGAGAAGVAIAKFLLEAGIGDVAVADRKGIVSRDREDLTSVKRELAEITNKAGLSGSLETALAGADVFIGVSGGTVPEEAVASMAPGAFVFAMANPNPEVHPDIAHKYAAVVATGRSDYPNQINNVLAFPGIFAGALQVRASRITEGMKIAAANALADVVGDALAADYVIPSPFDERVAPAVTAAVAAAARAEGVARR; encoded by the coding sequence ATGGCAGCGGAGATCGTCAATCCTCGCAGCGACAGCGAAGACGGTGCGCAGGGTGCTCCCGAGGAGCCCTTCGATCCGGCCTTCGCGCTGCACCGCGGCGGCAAGATGGCCATCCAGGCCACGGTGCCGGTGCGAGACAGGGACGACCTGTCCCTCGCATACACGCCCGGTGTCGCCAAGGTGTGCAACGCGATTGCCGAGCAGCCGGAGCTCGTCCACGACTACACCTGGAAGTCGCAGGTCGTCGCAGTTGTGACAGACGGCACAGCGGTGCTCGGTCTCGGCGACATCGGGCCGGAGGCGTCGCTTCCGGTGATGGAGGGGAAGGCCATCCTCTTCAAGCAGTTCGGCGGGGTCGACGCGGTGCCGATCGCGCTGGCCACGACCGACACGGACGAGATCATCGAGACCGTGGTCCGGCTCGCGCCCTCGTTCGGTGGCGTGAACCTCGAGGACATCTCGGCGCCGCGCTGCTTCGAGATCGAGCGCAGGCTGCAGGAGCAGGTCGACATCCCGGTCTTCCACGACGACCAGCACGGCACGGCCGTGGTGACCCTCGCCGCGCTGCGCAACGCCGCGAAGCTGACCGGCCGCGGTCTGGGCGACCTGCGCGCGGTCATCTCCGGCGCCGGCGCCGCGGGTGTGGCCATCGCGAAGTTCCTGCTGGAGGCGGGCATCGGCGACGTGGCCGTGGCCGACCGCAAGGGCATCGTGAGCCGGGACCGCGAAGACCTGACGTCCGTGAAGCGCGAGCTCGCGGAGATCACGAACAAGGCCGGTCTCTCGGGCTCCCTGGAGACCGCGCTGGCCGGTGCGGACGTCTTCATCGGCGTCTCCGGCGGTACGGTCCCGGAGGAGGCGGTCGCGTCGATGGCGCCGGGCGCCTTTGTCTTCGCGATGGCCAACCCGAACCCCGAGGTCCACCCCGACATCGCGCACAAGTACGCGGCCGTGGTGGCGACGGGCCGCAGCGACTACCCGAACCAGATCAACAATGTCCTGGCCTTCCCCGGGATCTTCGCGGGCGCGCTCCAGGTCCGGGCCTCCCGGATCACCGAGGGCATGAAGATCGCCGCGGCGAACGCGCTGGCAGACGTGGTGGGCGACGCACTGGCGGCCGACTATGTGATCCCGTCGCCCTTCGACGAGCGGGTGGCCCCGGCGGTCACCGCGGCGGTGGCGGCGGCTGCGCGCGCGGAGGGCGTCGCGAGGCGCTGA
- a CDS encoding PadR family transcriptional regulator: MAPVFAHGRLRLYLLKLLDEAPRHGYEVIRLLEERFQGLYAPSAGTVYPRLAKLEAEGLVTHATEGGRKVYSITDAGREELAGRSGELADLELEIRESVSELAAEIRDDVRGAAGKLRSEMRAAASETRTTSVGAEADWSDKESWRAAKEELRKAKQEWKEQARRAKDESRRAREDAQQARRQAKEAQETARREMQRIAKQVQDQVQDHFARGDWPTGVREGLSELSTQLGGLARGTAWPPYVKPDPAGVPPEWAKDAAASDDPARDLDRLLDRFRDDIRDAARDHGVTAAQLAEARRHLSTAAAHIGALLRKPEA; encoded by the coding sequence ATGGCGCCCGTCTTCGCTCATGGCCGTCTGCGCCTGTATCTGCTGAAGCTCCTGGACGAGGCCCCGCGCCACGGCTACGAGGTCATCCGGCTGCTGGAGGAGCGCTTCCAGGGCCTGTACGCGCCGTCGGCAGGCACGGTGTACCCGCGCCTGGCCAAGCTGGAGGCCGAGGGCCTGGTCACCCATGCCACCGAGGGAGGCCGCAAGGTCTACTCGATCACCGACGCAGGCCGGGAGGAACTGGCCGGGCGCAGCGGCGAGTTGGCGGATCTCGAACTGGAGATCCGCGAGTCGGTCTCCGAGCTGGCCGCGGAGATCCGCGACGACGTGCGCGGCGCGGCGGGCAAGCTGCGCAGCGAGATGCGCGCGGCGGCGTCGGAGACACGGACGACATCCGTCGGTGCGGAGGCGGACTGGAGCGACAAGGAGTCGTGGCGCGCGGCGAAGGAAGAGCTGCGGAAGGCGAAGCAGGAGTGGAAGGAGCAGGCACGGCGGGCGAAGGACGAGTCGCGCCGGGCCCGCGAGGACGCACAGCAAGCACGCCGCCAGGCGAAGGAGGCGCAGGAGACGGCCCGCAGGGAGATGCAGCGCATCGCCAAGCAGGTCCAGGACCAGGTGCAGGACCACTTCGCACGGGGTGACTGGCCGACGGGCGTACGGGAGGGCCTGTCCGAGCTGAGCACGCAGCTGGGTGGCCTGGCACGTGGCACGGCATGGCCCCCCTACGTCAAGCCGGACCCGGCGGGCGTGCCCCCGGAATGGGCGAAGGACGCTGCGGCGTCGGACGACCCGGCCCGGGACCTGGACCGCCTTCTGGACCGCTTCCGCGACGACATCCGCGACGCGGCGAGGGACCACGGAGTCACGGCCGCCCAACTCGCGGAGGCCCGCCGCCACTTGTCAACGGCGGCGGCCCATATCGGCGCGCTGCTGCGGAAGCCGGAGGCGTAG
- a CDS encoding trypsin-like peptidase domain-containing protein: protein MNDPDSDSVIDALTRAATVHFSHRQDDSPMWGSGFFVAPGWVLTCAHVLAPHLKGDPARTFRLCGSEVNDGEPLDARLACWLLDGEPRAEQRVPLEQDLALVRLVDDGVEHECVWLTDRTDYPGGRGIVQGYRPEDDPVRQVRRAVRWKAGARINGFDDDYGMRFRPEAEFPKGGSGSPVLDAHTGAVVGILKSRRTGRDGGMAIAATALRRFGPAYQTLMAAHDSWHGQSPKVTGHNWIERQHQLPGAGVHTGGDHWSPRDRREALSLLSGVRPPAAIRPVVELAKKARGGVAAPPGQLLPRIWRDGHGLLYEAGQPVAAIAALHYLQLVVEYERSRGGDPVPLADWVARRLQDVPRIVHTVVTQATLPPGLVHQPTADGQDRIVVHYPRPGDGSAVVIVEMEPVCDARPTRFYWRIRVDDGQDVNEPLHEEQTGDGVPPERIVQRLRGPLEEVFASVDSPGAPAPLEVALPVDHFDTAVHRWQLTEMARLHHPAYVGVRRMVVLRDLARRGKPDAVWQRRWEAALAAEALTAARTPPQRQVPRPRHFEEMPPSAVPVLCRPAGSGVGRRAIGMALQAGHGIALWHTDGHPDHGCSEFCEEMQRGAAQLLAQSAGALELPDRLRRIRDDISGSRNSRHWAEGVAMLYDDPSRPLPADDSGPVDSP, encoded by the coding sequence ATGAACGATCCCGACTCCGACTCCGTCATCGATGCCCTGACCCGCGCGGCCACCGTCCACTTCTCGCACCGGCAGGACGACTCGCCCATGTGGGGCAGCGGCTTCTTCGTCGCCCCCGGCTGGGTCCTGACCTGCGCCCACGTACTCGCCCCCCACCTCAAGGGCGACCCGGCCAGGACCTTCCGCCTCTGTGGCAGCGAGGTCAACGACGGCGAACCGCTCGATGCCCGGCTCGCCTGCTGGCTGCTCGACGGCGAACCGCGCGCCGAGCAGCGCGTGCCCCTCGAGCAGGACCTCGCCCTCGTGCGTCTCGTCGACGACGGCGTCGAGCACGAGTGCGTCTGGCTCACCGACCGCACCGACTACCCCGGCGGCCGCGGGATCGTCCAGGGCTACCGGCCCGAGGACGACCCCGTGCGACAGGTCCGACGGGCCGTGCGCTGGAAGGCCGGTGCCAGGATCAACGGCTTCGACGACGACTACGGGATGCGCTTTCGGCCGGAGGCCGAATTCCCCAAGGGCGGTTCGGGATCACCGGTGCTCGACGCCCACACCGGCGCCGTCGTCGGCATCCTGAAGTCCCGGCGGACCGGCCGGGACGGCGGCATGGCCATCGCAGCCACCGCGCTGCGCCGCTTCGGCCCCGCGTACCAGACCCTCATGGCCGCGCACGACAGCTGGCACGGCCAGTCCCCGAAGGTCACGGGCCACAACTGGATAGAGCGCCAGCACCAGCTCCCGGGCGCCGGTGTGCACACCGGCGGCGACCACTGGAGCCCCCGCGACCGGCGTGAGGCGCTGTCTCTGCTCTCGGGCGTGCGCCCCCCGGCCGCCATCCGGCCGGTCGTCGAACTCGCCAAGAAGGCCCGCGGCGGCGTCGCAGCGCCGCCGGGCCAGCTGCTGCCGCGCATCTGGCGCGACGGGCACGGCCTGCTGTACGAGGCGGGGCAGCCCGTCGCCGCCATCGCCGCGCTCCACTATCTCCAGCTCGTCGTCGAGTACGAGCGCAGCCGCGGCGGCGACCCCGTCCCGCTCGCCGACTGGGTGGCCCGGCGGCTCCAGGACGTGCCCCGCATCGTGCACACCGTGGTCACCCAGGCGACGCTGCCGCCCGGACTCGTCCATCAGCCCACGGCCGACGGGCAGGACCGGATCGTCGTCCACTACCCGCGGCCCGGCGACGGGTCGGCGGTCGTGATCGTCGAGATGGAGCCGGTCTGCGACGCCCGCCCGACCCGCTTCTACTGGCGGATCCGCGTCGACGACGGCCAGGACGTGAACGAGCCGCTGCACGAGGAGCAGACCGGCGACGGTGTGCCGCCCGAGCGGATCGTGCAGCGGCTGCGCGGCCCGCTGGAGGAGGTTTTCGCCTCCGTGGACTCGCCCGGTGCCCCGGCGCCCCTCGAAGTCGCCCTGCCCGTCGATCACTTCGACACGGCCGTGCACCGCTGGCAGCTCACCGAGATGGCCCGGCTGCACCATCCGGCGTATGTGGGCGTGCGGCGGATGGTGGTGCTGCGTGATCTCGCGAGACGAGGGAAACCGGACGCCGTCTGGCAGCGTCGCTGGGAGGCGGCGCTTGCCGCCGAAGCGCTGACCGCGGCCCGTACGCCGCCGCAGCGGCAGGTCCCGCGCCCCCGGCACTTCGAGGAGATGCCGCCGTCCGCCGTGCCCGTCCTGTGCCGCCCCGCAGGCAGCGGCGTCGGACGGCGGGCCATCGGGATGGCGCTGCAGGCGGGACACGGCATCGCCCTGTGGCACACGGACGGCCATCCCGACCACGGCTGTTCGGAGTTCTGCGAGGAGATGCAGCGGGGCGCTGCCCAGTTGCTGGCCCAGAGCGCGGGGGCCCTTGAGCTTCCCGACCGGCTGCGCCGTATCAGGGACGACATCAGCGGATCGAGGAACAGCAGGCACTGGGCGGAAGGGGTGGCCATGCTCTACGACGATCCGAGCCGCCCTCTGCCCGCCGACGACTCCGGACCGGTGGACTCGCCATGA
- a CDS encoding helix-turn-helix domain-containing protein, producing MTEATDLAERAGDRDPRVGLRAVAALRRLLEQLEAVQVRSARNQGWSWQEIAAELGVSRQAVHKKYGRQ from the coding sequence ATGACCGAAGCAACCGATCTCGCCGAGAGGGCGGGCGACCGCGACCCGCGGGTCGGGCTGCGGGCCGTCGCCGCGCTGCGGCGGCTCCTTGAGCAGCTTGAAGCCGTACAAGTACGCAGTGCCCGCAATCAGGGCTGGTCGTGGCAGGAGATCGCGGCCGAACTGGGCGTCAGCCGGCAGGCCGTACACAAGAAGTACGGGAGGCAGTGA
- a CDS encoding zinc-binding dehydrogenase, producing the protein MFAAYAARIDRDAPLNGLELGDRPAPEARPGWSTVTVKAASLNHHDIWSLRGVGLAEDKLPMILGCDAAGIDENGNEVVLHSVIGQSGHGVGPDEPRSILTERYQGTFAEQVSVPTWNLLPKPKELSFEQAACLPTAWLTAYRMLFTNAGVRPGDSVLVQGAGGGVATAAIVLGKAAGLRVYATSRDEAKRKRAVELGAEEAYEPGARLPRRVDAVIETVGAATWSHSVKSLRPGGTLVISGATSGDRPSHAELTRIFFLELKVVGSTMGTKDELEDLLSFCVATGVRPVIDEVLPLDRAREGFGRMAAGDLFGKIVLTPS; encoded by the coding sequence ATGTTCGCCGCCTACGCAGCCCGCATCGACCGTGACGCCCCGCTCAATGGCCTGGAGCTGGGTGACCGCCCGGCTCCCGAGGCCCGGCCCGGCTGGAGCACCGTCACCGTCAAGGCCGCCTCGCTCAACCACCACGACATCTGGTCGCTGCGTGGAGTGGGTCTCGCCGAGGACAAGCTCCCGATGATCCTCGGCTGCGACGCCGCGGGCATCGACGAGAACGGCAACGAGGTGGTCCTCCACTCCGTGATCGGCCAGAGCGGCCACGGCGTCGGGCCCGACGAGCCGCGCTCGATCCTCACCGAGCGATACCAGGGCACTTTCGCCGAACAGGTCTCCGTCCCCACCTGGAATCTGCTGCCCAAGCCCAAGGAGCTCAGCTTCGAGCAGGCCGCCTGCCTGCCGACCGCCTGGCTCACCGCGTACCGCATGCTTTTCACCAACGCCGGGGTGCGCCCCGGCGATTCGGTCCTCGTCCAGGGCGCGGGCGGCGGCGTCGCCACCGCCGCGATCGTCCTCGGCAAGGCCGCCGGACTGCGGGTGTACGCGACCAGCCGCGACGAGGCCAAGCGCAAGCGGGCGGTCGAACTCGGCGCGGAGGAGGCCTACGAACCCGGCGCACGGCTGCCGCGGCGTGTGGACGCCGTCATCGAGACCGTCGGCGCCGCGACCTGGTCGCATTCGGTCAAGTCGCTGCGCCCCGGCGGCACGCTGGTGATCTCCGGCGCGACAAGCGGCGACCGCCCCTCGCACGCCGAACTGACTCGGATCTTCTTCCTGGAGCTCAAGGTCGTCGGCTCGACGATGGGCACCAAGGACGAGCTGGAGGATCTCCTCTCCTTCTGCGTGGCAACAGGAGTACGCCCGGTGATCGACGAGGTCCTGCCGTTGGACCGGGCCCGGGAGGGCTTCGGGAGGATGGCCGCCGGAGACCTCTTCGGAAAGATCGTGCTGACGCCCTCTTGA
- a CDS encoding Clp protease N-terminal domain-containing protein, with protein MFERFTKDAREVVTGSVDHSERAGADSVTEEHLLLAMLDQEGTRTAFAFACLGIADRRGSVENALADARRRGGLSRADETALAGLGIDVDEIISKIEETHGAGALQVARRPKRRWSGHRAFSPSAKDLLVKSLRIAVGRGDRHVGGEHLLLALTARPGVVADVLAEHGATYEAVERAVFGGGATRAG; from the coding sequence ATGTTCGAGCGCTTCACCAAGGACGCCCGGGAAGTCGTCACGGGCTCGGTAGACCACTCGGAACGGGCAGGCGCGGACTCCGTCACCGAGGAGCATCTGCTCCTGGCGATGCTCGACCAGGAGGGCACGCGTACGGCGTTCGCCTTCGCGTGCCTCGGGATCGCCGACCGCCGCGGCTCGGTGGAGAACGCGCTCGCGGACGCACGGCGGCGCGGGGGCCTGTCCAGGGCGGACGAAACAGCGCTGGCCGGGCTCGGCATCGACGTCGACGAGATCATCTCGAAGATCGAGGAGACGCATGGGGCGGGCGCGCTGCAGGTGGCCCGGAGGCCGAAGCGGCGGTGGTCGGGGCACCGGGCCTTCAGCCCTTCGGCGAAGGACCTGCTGGTGAAGTCGCTCCGTATCGCGGTGGGCCGGGGCGACCGGCACGTCGGGGGCGAGCACTTGCTCCTGGCGCTGACGGCGCGGCCGGGGGTGGTGGCGGATGTGCTGGCGGAGCACGGTGCGACGTATGAGGCGGTGGAGCGGGCGGTGTTCGGGGGTGGGGCGACGCGGGCGGGGTGA
- a CDS encoding DUF6104 family protein → MYFTDRGIEELEKRRGEEEITFEWLAEQLRTFVDLNPDFEVPVERLATWLARLDDEDEDE, encoded by the coding sequence TTGTACTTCACCGATCGCGGCATCGAGGAGCTGGAGAAGCGGCGCGGCGAGGAGGAGATCACTTTCGAGTGGCTCGCCGAGCAGCTGCGCACGTTCGTCGACCTCAACCCGGACTTCGAGGTCCCGGTGGAACGCCTGGCCACATGGCTGGCGCGGCTGGACGACGAGGACGAGGACGAGTAG
- a CDS encoding ABC transporter substrate-binding protein produces MTASNTSRTTATRARIAAVGAIAVAGSLMLTACGDQTAGGSKETKGTSASSAALFGKLPQKYQDSKVIKVGTDAAYAPMEFEEGGKIVGIDPDIAAALGKELGVTFQFTNGTFDGLISSLNTGRQDLVMSAMSDTKARQQGLDDKGKKVGEGVDFVDYFTSGVSLLVKKGNPEKIQSLDDLCGKKVAVQRGTIYEETFKTQAAKCTKDGKGKLTIEAFDTDAEAQTRVKSGGAVADLNDYPVAAYIAKTAGGGNDFEVAGNQTDAGPFGIAVDKDNAQLRDALKEALNTIIKNGEYAKVLEKWDVKNSAVTEATVNAGK; encoded by the coding sequence ATGACCGCAAGCAACACCTCTCGTACGACCGCAACCAGGGCCCGGATCGCCGCGGTCGGCGCGATCGCGGTCGCCGGGTCACTGATGCTCACCGCCTGTGGTGACCAGACGGCCGGGGGCTCGAAGGAGACCAAGGGCACATCCGCGAGCAGCGCGGCGCTCTTCGGCAAGCTGCCCCAGAAGTACCAGGACTCCAAGGTGATCAAGGTCGGCACCGACGCCGCCTACGCGCCGATGGAGTTCGAGGAGGGCGGCAAGATCGTCGGCATCGACCCCGACATCGCCGCCGCTCTCGGCAAGGAGCTGGGCGTCACGTTCCAGTTCACCAACGGCACCTTCGACGGCCTGATCTCGTCGCTGAACACCGGCCGCCAGGACCTCGTCATGTCCGCCATGAGCGACACCAAGGCCCGTCAGCAGGGCCTGGACGACAAGGGCAAGAAGGTCGGCGAGGGCGTCGACTTCGTCGACTACTTCACCTCCGGCGTCTCGCTCCTGGTCAAGAAGGGCAACCCGGAGAAGATCCAGTCGCTCGACGACCTGTGCGGCAAGAAGGTGGCCGTCCAGCGCGGCACGATCTACGAAGAGACCTTCAAGACCCAGGCCGCCAAGTGCACCAAGGACGGCAAGGGCAAGCTCACCATCGAGGCGTTCGACACCGACGCCGAGGCCCAGACCCGCGTGAAGTCCGGTGGCGCCGTCGCCGACCTCAACGACTACCCGGTCGCCGCGTACATCGCGAAGACCGCGGGCGGCGGCAACGACTTCGAGGTCGCGGGCAACCAGACCGACGCCGGTCCGTTCGGCATCGCCGTCGACAAGGACAACGCCCAGCTGCGCGACGCGCTCAAGGAAGCACTGAACACGATCATCAAGAACGGCGAGTACGCCAAGGTCCTGGAAAAGTGGGACGTCAAGAACAGCGCCGTCACCGAGGCGACCGTCAACGCCGGCAAGTGA